The Salvelinus alpinus chromosome 29, SLU_Salpinus.1, whole genome shotgun sequence region aataatctatggatttcacatgcatccgttggtcacagatacctaaagGTAGTGTcatgatcagaaaaccagtcagtatctggtgtgaccaccatttgcctcatgcagcacgacatctccttcgcattgagttgatcaggctgttgattgtggcctgtggaatgttgtcccactcctcttcaatggctgtgtgaagttactagatattggcgggaactggaacacgctgtcgtacacatccaaaacatgctcaatgggtgacatatgtctggtgagtatgcaagccatggaagaactgggacattttcagcttccagaaattgtgtacagatccttgcgacatgaggcCGTGTATTATCATGCCAAAACATGAGGTTACGTCGGCGGATGAattgcatgacaatgggcctcaggatttcaTCATGATATCtctttgcattcaaattgccatcgataaaatgcaattgtgttcgttgtctgtagcttatgcctgcccaaaacataaccagcaggtagcctagtggttagagctttgggccagtaaccaaaatgttactggatcaaatccctgagctgacaaggtaaaaatctgtcgttctgcccctgagcaaggcagttaacccactgttccccgggtgccgtgGATGTTGATGAAggcagcacctctctgattcagaggggttgggttaaatgcggaagacacatttcagttgaaggcattcagttgtacaactgactaggtatcccacttTCCCTAACCCCACCATGAGGCACTCTTcaaagttgacatcagcaaattgcTCGCTCACACAATGCCATcaacccggtacagttgaaaccgggattcatccatgaagagcacactttgccagtggccatcgaaggtgagcattttcccactgaagtcaatTATAACGTTGAACTGCAGTCAATaaaacgagcacgcagatgagcttccctgagactgtttcagacagtttgtgcagaaattcttcggttgtgcaaacccacagtttcatcctctgtccaggtggctggtctcagacgatcccgcagctgaagaagccggatgtggaggtcctggtctggAGTTGTGAaaccagttggacgtactgccaaattctctaaaacgacgttggaggtggcatATGGTAGAGATcttaaatgatctggcaacagctctggtggacattcctgcagtcagcatgccaattgtacgctccctcaaactcaaaacttgagacatctgtggcattgtgttatgtgacaaaactgcacattttagagtgtccatTTATTGTCCCcacaggtgcacctgtgtaatgatcagcttcttgatacgccagattatcttggcaaaggataaatgcgcactaacaggtatgtaaacaaatttgtgcacaaaataagatttttgtgtgtatggaacatttctgggatcttttatttcagctcatgaaacgtggaatcaacactttacatgttgcatttatatttttgttttagttTACGTGGACTGAAACTCTTTTTGAAGCTTAGTGTTACAAAGTAGAGGTTCAGGGTTTAGTCTTGGTGATAAAAAATGGTTCATATAAAATGTAAAAAGGAACAAGAAACTCAAAATATAGGCCTATGTTATTGACTAAAAGTGTACAGCGATTTGAAAcatttaaaatacaattttataatAAAGTAGTACTGGACACAATGACAACATTGTGTGCAACTATCTGAGACACAACCCCCAAAGCATTGTTCTGGGTGATATCAGTAGGTGGTCAGGAGAGACCCAGCCGCCACTTAGAGACATTGATTTATGAAACAAGATTTGTACAACCAGAAGAGCATTGTGGAATCCACACATTTCATGGATTGAATGACAATCACAGcattactttgtgtgtgtgttccacccaACTTGTTAGATGGTGAGTGTTGGTTTACAAACTGACAGGAGCCTACTGAGCAGTAGGATGGCCTGAAACCTCAAAGTTCTGTTGAGCATGTAGACGTTGAGTGCCTATAGCAGATTTACATTTCTCACTCTTACAAATTCAGCAAGATGAAGTTTCGTGTGTTTCTCACCGATTATCACGAACCCATCTGTATCCCCCTCTGACGATGACTTCTTGGAAGAGTCTTTATTACGATGTCCGAAAAAACTGAACATACTGACTCCTTACGCTGTCTGCAAAGGCGAGGAAAACAACTGTAAGTAAGACCACATACGGCAACATCATCACGACACTTGGAATGATAAAATGCAGTAAACATTCTGCTGGTGTTACCTTTATGTATGTAGAACCTAGGACTATGCCTAAAAGTTGATCATAGATTGTAATATCATAACTAAATACAAGGTGACTTTCAGTTTGATATCATTGTAACTTCCGAAGTATCAAATGTCACGTTTGACCAGCGAGCTAACGTTAGCGGCTCTTTCTAACGCCTAGTTAGCTCGGTTTTTATCAAACAAATGCAAATTACTTACCTTACCAGTGTTTCGTTTCTTTAAAAAGTTGAGTAAAGTAACATAAAATGTTGCTATTGTTAGATTATCTATGCAATTTCACTTCGATTTCGTGTAGCTAGTTAGACATAGGCCCGtgtgttgttgttattgtgtCTTATGTGTTTCCGGTCATTCCTGTCCTATAAATGGTCCGTGTAGAAACAATGTCGAGTATGATCTAATTCTGATCCGTTTTACAATGGTTATACCGCAATATATCGCTTGGATTCTGGTGTTTGGTTATTATACTAAACTTTTAAATGACTGAAGTTTTATTTATATAAAAGTATCCCTTCAGCTGGCATTTCAATATTAATATGAGAGACGATAATTAATACGAGCTTGTATCCTGGGAAAGAATGTAACATAGAACAATGCGGAAACATCGTCATACATGATATTTCCCGCGCTACAACCTGCTTGTCTGATATACAATCGTAGCTACAAATTGTGCACAGCAAAATCTTTCGAAATGGCAGTTTTCGAGTTACAAAAAGCCAGGATTAACTCTGATATGCTGTCTCGATATATCAGCAGGCCGATTTGCTTCGTTGGACGCGTTGAGAAGGTAATATGCTAGTGTTATTGGTCCACCGTTAGTTCAGCACTATAAAATGGTTTTCTAGTAAGTGTCACTGTAAAGTCGACTCCTGTTGTATTCcgcgcgtgtgacaaatacaatttgatttggatgGCGGTCCTATCTTGACGAAAGGTTCGTGGTGGTAACGTTACACCAGACTACACGGCCAGAAATGGCAATGGAATTCGACACAGCATTACGAAATCGAAATTCATTGTTGTCTATGACAGATCCACCCAACAGGAAAATCATTCAGTCTTTCGGACGGAGAAGGGAAGTCTGCATCAGTGGAACTCAACGAGCCCGTAAGTACAGTCACAGCGTTTCTATAACGTTAACGTTAGTTGCAAGacttaactaactagctagctacagtagactgGTTGAACAGTAAGTAGCTATCTGCTAGGAATTGAGAATACAAATATCTGACAAAGACAACACTCAACTGAAAGTGAACATTGTACTTGAGTTTAGTATATTGCCTGATGTAACATTGTTTATTTTTCCCCAGCTTGATGAGGAGCTGAGCGGGGTGGTGGAGGTGCTTGGTATGGTGTCCAACAAAGGGACAATAATGGCCTCTGCATACAACATACTCAGAGAAGACAAAGGCATTCCTTTCGGTAAGTACATAATCTCTCCTGTGGAAAAGGGAATGTGTTCTCAAAGTTAGACTGCTAAATGACATTATACACAGCAGGGTGACTTCCTGCAACAAAGTCAACAAAATATGTTCTCTTCCCAATGTGTAATAATAATGGTGGTCTTGGCATATTTTAATTATTGTTGATGATGGTGTTTCTAGGATGTCGCCCCACAGTATTTGATGATATTGACCTCTTGCAGTCTACTTTTAAACATAGCAAAGACTGTGTTCAACTGGTTTGACATCTCTATTTTCTTCACATAATGGTTTAACTAATAGCATTTCATTTTAATTTGTATTTTCTTTCCAGACCTGGAGCTGTACAATGATGTCCTGAAAGTCATCCACGATTTCCCCCAGCACTATCCATTTGAAATAGCCACCAGTGGATGAGCACTTTGCACTTATTCATTACTTCCTAAAGATCATTGTCAACATGATCTTGTTTgccattttttaaatatacttgTATATGAGTGTTAAATGGATATGTACAGTTTCTTATATTTCTTCATATGGAAAATCAAAATGAATGCTTTTATAACTGTCTGTGTTAGTCATTACAACAAGATTCATTAATAAACCCCAAATAAGCCGTGTCTCAATTTGTTTGATATCATCATCCTCGACTAAAATCAAGCTTTATTATCTTAACTCAACCAAGTTACTGCCTCGACTGTTTATAATATTCTCGTTAGCGGGTCTACTCCTTAGTTAATTAACTTGAACAGCGAGGGTTATGAGGGCTGCCCTAAACAGTAAAAGCATCTGGCTAgtcaaacatttttggggggtgggctcccaagtggcacaggggtctaaggcactgcatcttagtgctagaggtgtcactacagaccctggttcaattccaagCTGTATcgcaactggctgtgattggttcacccatagggcggcgcacacttggcccagcgttgttaggGTTTTGCCGcagtaggtcatcattgtaaataagaagttattcttaactgacttgcctaaataaatgaaaatgtatatattttcccctccaagttttctgagcacTTTAGTTTTTTTGACAAGACTAAAAATACCAGCAAATCCGCTTCTTGCGGTcagtttgcagtctacaaatgatttgtaattatgttccaacCCTCTGACcctccgctcaagaaaaaattggTCCGCGGCTGAATATAGTTGGTCACTGAGCTAGAGGGGTCTCTgcaatatatactgtatttcaaatctgacttgaaaatggctttccACCATCTTCTAGTCTACTGCATGCATGGCTGTGTTGTAACGCCCTCTGTTGATACAAAGTGTTCAACACAAGCTCCTGTACTGCTGGAACCACACTTCTTACCACCAGGTGGTGAGGTAGGGACTAAATAACCATCAACACTATCACAGTATTACTTATCCTTAatataaccaggtaggctagttgcgaacaagttctaatttgcaactgcgacctggccaagataaagcaaagcagttcaacacatacaacaacacagagttacacatggaataaacaaacatacaatcaataatacagtagaaaaatctttatacagcatgtgcaaatgaggtaggataagagcgttaaggcaataaataggccatggtggcgaagtaattacaatatagcaattaaacactggaatggtagggtgtgcagaagatgaatgtgcaagtagagatactggggtgcaaaggagcaagataaataaatacagtatggggatgaggtagattggatgggctatttacagataagctatgtacaggtgcagtgatctgtgagctgctctgacagctggtgcttaaagctagtgagggaggtaagagtctccagcttcagagatttttgcagttcgttccagtcattggcagcagaaaactggaaggagaggcggccaaaggaagaattggctttgggggtgaccagtgacatatacctgctggagcgcgtgctacgggtgggtgctgctatggtgaccagtgagctgagaaggtggggctttacctagcagagatttgtagatgacctggagccagtgggtttggcgatgagtatgaagcgagggccagccaacgagcacatacaggtcgcagtggtgggtagtatatggggctttggtgacaaaacggatggcactgtgatagactgcatccaaattgttgagtagagtgttggaggctattttgtagagttattcaagtgactatgcatagatgacagagtagcagcagcgtcccagagggggggggggggggggcaatgcaaatagtcttggcgctccgttaccgcactaccctctgtagtgccttgcggtcggaggccgagcagttgccatgccaggctgtgatgcaacctgtcaggatgctctcgatggtgcagctgtaaaacattttgaggtcagatctctgacctcctccctataggctgtctcatcgttgtcggttgttacggatacaagtgttctgtgtgtatcctgtgtgtttcttttctctccttctcccctactcacaggtgacaataatcattccccaatcagtcatcaattagTCACTAatcggaagacacctgctccttttcccttacccaatcacagtccctttcccttggtttaaaacccctgtcagttgttttctccccagctcaatctctttgtaacatgccttctgtctgtagatcgcttgtgtgttttgcatctgcatgtcactttgtccccacctgtgagtattgttttggttatggtgtttgagtgatggtgggaaaagggggtaaccagacaagtcgcccttgggctacactacccgtagttaaacattgttaaaaacactagttagaactgggcggaccaccccctgtatttttggttggttagttagctgtttgtgaagtaggctagtctagcttaggggtgtttttgaattattattctttcattccttgggtcccgctcagccccttttcctgcttcccccccatttaccgtgtgtttataaataaacatttcgtgtttgacggtaattaagttgtctgtgttatttgttctcactgttacgttttcactactataatttgcatgagttgtgttacgggtcccattaccatccccccctggactgtcgggccaaagggattcgtaacatcggtgatcaggcctaccactgttgtgtcatcagcaaacttaatgatggtgttggagtcgtgcctggccaccaCAGGCCAGGGAGTTTGAAGGGCGGCTTCCTGCCATCTCTTGGGGTGCAGCGACTAAACATGAGACTGAGATAACAAAGAAACAACTATAGACAGCAGGCTCTGATGGAGAATAGAGGAATCCAACCCAGGTTGTCTTGTCTCTCCATCAGTTGGGAGTTTGCACAGTCTGTCATCCAAGAGGCAAGAACACCAAATAGTGTCATGACTAGACATGTTGTTCAACAGAGTCCAATGTTCAGAGCGTTGCTGCAGATATAAATATGGCAACATTCATGTTCAATCAGACACATTCTAAAGGTTCCATGTTCTATCTTCAACATTCTAAAGGTTCCAATGTTCTATCTGCAACTTTCTAAAGGTTCCATGTTCTATCTGCAACTTTCTAAAGGTCTGTGTACCATCAGACAGTCTAAAGGTTCCATGTTCTATCTTCAACATTCTAAAGGTTCCATGTTCTATCTTCAACTTTCTAAAGGTTCCATGTTCTATCAGACACATTCTGATAGACACCCAGCCTGAACCCAGCTACCGACCCAGTACTCACTCTCACAGTGCCAGAGCATGGCTTTCACAACAGCCAcactgaataataataataacactacATGCCACTGTGCAGACACTTTCATCCAAATTGACTTACAGCATAGGACAGTTCTTACATTTTGTGTAGGCCTTTGTAatccctgtgggaattgaacccacaaccttggaTTTTGCTAGTGTCCTGCTCTTACCAATAGAGCAACACAGTACTTCAATTCCAGCCATGCAGTTATCAAGCAACATTCCTTCAACATTCTCAGAAGTATAACTTTTTGGCAGACATGTTCTGTGGTTTGACATCTTTATAATGCCTGGAAGAAGAAGCAGCATGGTCCCTGTCACAGTGTAGATGTAGATCACTGCCCCCTCCAACTAGGGAAGTTTATGGCCGATTCCTCAGGGTGACATTTTAAGTACTGTGAAAGACAAATATATGAGGCTACTAATGCCACAACACCTGTGTCCTATTGTCAATATAGGTTGGTGATTTGTAATTTGAGCAAGTTTGTGAACCTGGGATCTTGTGATAGTGAGTGACCTTGATGAAGTCGCTAGGTGTCTTCATTACATCTCAgaaaaacatgtgttaacatCTGTAGTCCTTCTGGCCTGTTGCACCAAACCTGATACATCTCATGGGAAGATTGTTAACCTTTTCAGTTGGAGCAATCCCTCTTTCGCAGACGTTTTTTATTTACGTCCTCAGGAGTTGGCATGACAACCCTCTCGGCCATGTCTCTGTGCTGTGAGTTATAGGAAGGAGACAGGTACAGTGATGATGTCTCTTTCACATTGAAGTCATCCAGATGAGGTCTGGTGCTTGCTAGTCCCTGAACAGTGCTGGGTTGCTGCTTGGAGTGGGTCCAAGATGTTACTCAATGGTCATTGATCAATAATATGTtcatcctttcctttcctttaacAGATCATTCACGCCatccctacactcttagaaaaaaagtgctatctagaacctaaaagagttcttcggctgtccccattggagaaccctttaaagaaccctttttggttccagatagaaccctttccacagagttctacatggaaccaaaaacggttctcctgtggggacatccgaagaaccctttagaaacccttttttctaagaatgtagcAGTTGGGTGACCTACATGTACTCCAGACCTAGGTCAACATTATAACTCAAACTCTTGAGTTGCACTTGATTTAATTAGTTTGACCAACATACAAGGTGGGAtgtgtttgcacttttgggattaTTACATTGGGTTTATTGTAGGCTAGCCTACCGGGCAAGTTAAATCAAGTGCACCTCCAGGTTTTGAAAGTATTTGGCTGACAGTAAGCATTTGCTCCAGTTCTACAGTACTCATGTGTTTTACCTATAAATCATATTTAGAGCCATATTTCCCCTGTCGACTTTTACAGGCATGTCAGTGAGGATTGATATTTGACTCAAGAGTGATCATGCTAGAAACTTGATCACTCTGTACCGGGGTGATTTAAGTAGCACATTAATAACATTAGCGGTTGGGTGGGAGGGATGTTGCACGTTGATAGCCACAACATGGTTTAGTTGGTATGAATGATGACTGAGAAAACAAGGTTGTAGAGTGAAAAAAACAGATGAACTATTGATGTTATCAAGAATGTGTAATAACCTGTACTCATATTTCTTTCCGTCAATCCGTTTGACAACAGTGTGATTGTCGGTGCGCTTCATAAAAATTCAGTGTTCCCAGTCAGCCCCCTCGTGCAGGTTTGAATCGATTCGAGCAGGTTGATCACGGTTGCTCTCTCCTGCTTTAGGACTAAACCGGGGATAAAAAGGTTGCCCACTGGACTATGTATTTCAGACCAAATTAGCTGACTATTACTGTGATTCATTGTATTTGAATAAGAATCAAGGTACGGTTTAATTGATTTGAAACTATGTTATGTAACATTCGTGTCAAGTGCACTGTAGGCTATTGAACATCAAGTAATTTCCAGAGAGAAATTTGTTGTAGGCTATCCAATGACAATCGCAtgtgttgcatgttgtgttgcaGATTGAAatgcaaatatattttttaatgataATGGGTAACCCTGTCATTTTGATGATGAGTTCAGGGTTGTTTGTGCTTTTAAATTAATCAATCCATTGATTTGGGAGCATTAACTAGTACTCAGAATAATTCTCAGGAATTACACATTTATAATAACATATTTACAATTAATTCTTTGATATGAAATAAATCAATTGAAATGGAATTCAAGAAATGTAAAACTTTTTGGGAATTAATGGGGAAAATTTCAGaagaaaaaatggtgtttgaccataTCCTGCAAATTACTGCTATAGAGGCAAAATGTAACTGGGAATAACTTGGCATCAGAATCAGGCCTCTAGTGTGTACATAAGTCATAGCACTTTTCtgtgactgcgtgtgtgtgtgtgtgtgtcggtctgtctgtctgtctgtctgtgtgtatatatgtatatatatatacaggaggAGGAAGGGCCAGAGAGATGACAACCAGGTCCTCCAAAATGAAGGAATAAGTTAGTGGGTTCCAGAAAGTGGACTttcttcatccatccatccattcgtTCATTAATTCCTTAATGTATTCATTATCCTTCCATCCTCTCCACCCCGTCTCTCTTTCCACCccttttctctccatctttctctccccctccccaatAGTTGTGATCTGCCCCGTGGAGATCATGTTCATCCTGGACAGCTCAGAGAAGGCCACGGTGCTGCTGTTTGAGAAGCAGAAAAACTTTGTCTTGCATTTCAGCACATGGCTCTTGCAGATCCAGGCAGCAGGTTGGAGACTGAGGATGATGCTAGCTGCGCTGCAGTACAGCAGTTTGGTACTGTAGAGGTTAGAGAGATGAGCTAGCAACCAGAGAGTCAAGGGTTCTATCCCATGACAGACGGGACTGCTCTCATCTAACTGCTCTCTATTTAACTGCTCTCTATTTAACTGCTCTCTATTTAACTGCTCTCTATTTAACTGCTCTCTCTTTAACTGTTCTCTATTTAACTGCTCTCTATTTAACTGCTCTCCATCTAACTGCTCTCCATCTAACTGCTCTCCATCTAACTGCTCTCTATTTAACTGTTCTCTATTTAACTGCTCTCTATTTAACTGCTCTCTATTTAACTGCTCTCTATTTAACTGCTCTCCATCTAACTGCTCTCCATCTAACTGCTCTCCATCTAACTGCTCTCCATCTAACTGCTCTCCATCTAACTGCTCTCCATCTAACTGCTCTCTATTTAACTGTTCTCTATTTAACTGTTCTCTATTTAACTGCTCTCCATTTAACTGCTCTCCATTTAACTGCTCTCTGTCTAACTGCTCTCTGTCTAACTGCTCTCCGTCTAACTGCTCTCCGTCTAACTGCTCTCCGTCTAACTGCTCTCCGTCTAACTGCTCTCCGTCTAACTGCTCTCCGTCTAACTGCTCTCCGTCTAACTGCTCTCCGTCTAACTGCTCTCCGTCTAACTGCTCTCCGTCTAACTGCTCTCCGTCTAACTGCTCTCCGTCTAACTGCTCTCCGTCTAACTGCTCTCCGTCTAACTGCTCTCCGTCTAACTGCTCTCCGTCTAACTGCTCTCCGTCTAACTGCTCTCCGTCTAACTGCTCTCTGTCTAACTGCTCTCCGTCTTCTTCTAGCTCTGTGTCTCTGGAGCACAACTTCCGGGACTGGCAGGATGTGTTCCAGAGCAGAGTGCCGTCCATGACCTACATCGGACAAGGAACCTACTCAGCCTACGCCGTCACTAACGCTACACAGGTCAGCATATCATTAtctgtaacactttatttggtcCCCTACAGATGATTGATGGATGTTAAACTAACCATCAACTAACTTTTAAATAACTATCCACTAAACCTAGCCCAAGCTCTAGCCCCAAGCCAACAGGGTTGCATACAAACGTCTGTTGATAGTTTGACCATCTATAGAGGACTATTCAAAGAAAGTAGAACAAATTGCTCCAAACCAAAAAACAAGTATGAGACCCAACACCAAAGTCCAATGGAACTATTATAAAACCCAGGTGTTTAGCCGTGAGACAGCGGCTAACAGCCTGAGAGTGACGTTGCTGATGACCGACAGCGTGGACCATCCCCACAGCCCCAGTGCTGCGGCCGAGGCCAATAACCACAACGTGTGTCTGTTCACCATCAGGCTGTTGGGACTACCCAGGCAGGGACTGGCCCACCAACGCCAGGCTACGTTCCATCGCCAGCACCCACCACAGCAGCACGTCCTCAGCCTCACAGACAACCTGCTGGAGGATAAACTCTTTAAAGAACTGGTGAGTGGTGGGAGTGATCTATCCTCAAGGATACCAACATGTCTTGACATTGCTATACAATTCTAGATGTTTATATTTTCCCTCAAACCCTAATTCCCAGTTCAGTAGAGCTCATGCAGTGAGATGACTGAACAGGATTAAAATGGCTAAATTGAAACATACATTACTGAGCATCGAGTGTGAGCTATTCTTTTTTAGAATGCGCTTGTAAACACAGGGGTAAGTGCCTTTTTTTGTAATCATCCATTTGGAATGCAAAGATAATTATCTCTGAGGTGTATATTTAAATGTTGCTTCTCTTAcatcgcgtgatgtattgttgtctctacttttttgccctttgtgctgtttgttgtctgtgcccaacaatatttgtaccatgtttgtgctgctgccatgttgtgttgctaccattctgtgttgttgtgttaggtctctctttatgtagtgctgtGGTGGCActtttgtcgtgatgtgtgttttgtcctacatttgtgtttttaatcaaatcaaattgtatttgtcacatgcgccgaatacaacaggtgaaatgcttacaatcCCAGCCACTGTCctcacaggaggccttttgcctcttggtaggccgtcattttaaataagaattagtttttaactgactagttaaataaaggttaaataaaaaatctataaaataatTCTCTTGATTTCAGTGCCCACAGCCAACGTCTTGTCTGTGTGATATAGGAGAGAGAGGTCCCCCTAGAAGCTTAGTGAGTCCACTTCCTTATCTGTCTCATCAGCTAACCTAgatggtgtcaaactcattccacagaaatcctagtgtctgctggtttttgttttctcctttcaattaagaccagGTGAAAGGAGTTATTTACAAATGAGTGGCCTTAATTCATCAAAAGCATCCTCTAGTAGCCAGTTAACGTTATACACTATAACTGTCagttcaggaagtacactgaaatttcAATTCCAATTTTCCTCTTGAAAAGCAATGACTGGTTTGACTGAATTTACATGAAATTGACCTGAAACCTTCCCTTCATAT contains the following coding sequences:
- the LOC139558392 gene encoding replication protein A 14 kDa subunit-like, coding for MIFPALQPACLIYNRSYKLCTAKSFEMAVFELQKARINSDMLSRYISRPICFVGRVEKIHPTGKSFSLSDGEGKSASVELNEPLDEELSGVVEVLGMVSNKGTIMASAYNILREDKGIPFDLELYNDVLKVIHDFPQHYPFEIATSG